A single window of Crassostrea angulata isolate pt1a10 chromosome 8, ASM2561291v2, whole genome shotgun sequence DNA harbors:
- the LOC128159883 gene encoding uncharacterized protein LOC128159883 — protein sequence MSSSEGVVVKLCKYCPNPLRLYCTICDSGLCSSCLARHLGTETDRGHYVCFYRDRMSSKSIGKYCRKHAANICDYFCISCFKKVCFECLNDELRHTTMSIQALMGQNLKQVQDDMQILLRDLTPKYDAIIEAIDSIIEAQTGKINMVPYILARSLNVQSHSRLFFYECRKSPNPILDEIEDYLRRVGSMIPPELIFISFRVALRKHIIDRMLEKLAKRLMNHRFLQKSRLRSKRCLILTKLSDSDFFEEVKSVLSATYRAKNAKHHPKRLPPPKPGTVSRLDRSEKEEAIDDVYNNSSHFVVGNNGPVLVITVLAFAHGGNSRMHGIVFQNAHGEVVFDAVTETITQRGSLHCVVASTSDRRHLLAASDVLMEINLMEKSIKTIRKQDKWKYVDMTCTFSGFLLVIEEGKQLQSHQQDYRVTRCDLNGNILQEIDFVTESLYYPFKIQERINGDMSVLDKSNGNVLVLNASGREEQSYCAHYAENAPEFLPNLILCDKFGNTIIYDKQRSMIQITGKDFGNVCKIQLKKSSLLGFCIDIDDRLVCLCRCKDSGFEIQIYNYMNM from the coding sequence ATGTCCAGCTCAGAGGGTGTGGTGGTCAAGCTATGTAAGTACTGTCCCAATCCACTGAGATTGTATTGCACAATTTGTGACAGTGGGCTATGTTCCTCGTGTTTGGCGAGGCATCTTGGAACTGAAACTGACAGAGGACATTATGTTTGTTTCTACCGAGATAGGATGTCATCTAAATCAATCGGGAAATACTGCAGGAAACATGCTGCAAACATCTGCGACTATTTCTGCATTTCCTGTTTCAAGAAAGTTTGTTTTGAGTGCTTAAATGATGAATTACGTCATACGACAATGAGCATTCAAGCTCTAATGGGACAGAATCTTAAGCAAGTACAGgatgatatgcaaattttattgAGAGATTTAACACCTAAATATGATGCGATAATAGAAGCAATTGATTCAATAATTGAAGCACAAACCGGGAAAATCAATATGGTGCCATATATTTTAGCGCGTTCCTTAAATGTTCAATCTCATTCTCGTTTATTTTTCTATGAATGCCGTAAATCCCCAAACCCTATTTTGGATGAAATAGAAGATTATTTAAGAAGAGTTGGTTCTATGATACCTCCTGAGTTAATATTTATTTCGTTTCGGGTCGCTTTACGAAAACATATCATCGATAGAATGCTTGAAAAACTTGCAAAACGTCTAATGAACCACAGATTTTTACAAAAGTCGCGCCTTCGTAGTAAACGTTGTCTAATCTTGACAAAACTGAGCGATTCAGATTTTTTTGAAGAAGTAAAGAGTGTACTTAGTGCCACCTATAGGGCAAAGAACGCCAAACATCACCCTAAACGTCTCCCTCCGCCAAAACCGGGAACGGTTAGTCGACTTGATAGATCAGAAAAAGAAGAGGCGATAGATGATGTGTATAATAACAGCTCGCATTTTGTCGTTGGTAATAACGGCCCCGTCCTTGTAATTACGGTGCTAGCTTTTGCACATGGTGGTAATTCACGAATGCATGGCATCGTGTTTCAAAATGCTCATGGTGAAGTTGTCTTTGATGCCGTAACTGAAACAATAACACAGAGAGGATCCCTACACTGTGTGGTAGCTTCCACGTCAGATAGAAGGCATCTCCTTGCAGCATCGGATGTGCTAATGGAGATAAATCTGAtggaaaaatccataaaaacaATCCGAAAGCAGGATAAATGGAAATACGTTGACATGACTTGCACGTTTTCGGGATTTCTGCTTGTCATTGAAGAAGGCAAACAGTTACAGTCACATCAGCAAGACTACCGTGTAACGAGATGCGATTTGAATGGTAACATTCTACAAGAGATTGACTTTGTTACCGAGTCCCTTTATTATCCGTTTAAAATCCAGGAGCGAATAAATGGGGATATGTCAGTGCTGGACAAAAGTAATGGAAATGTTCTTGTTCTGAACGCATCAGGGCGAGAAGAGCAAAGTTACTGCGCACATTACGCGGAAAACGCGCCGGAGTTTTTGCCAAATCTCATACTTTGCGACAAATTCGGTAACACTATTATTTACGATAAACAAAGATCGATGATTCAAATCACTGGCAAAGATTTCGGGAACGTTTGCAAGATACAACTGAAGAAGAGTTCGCTGCTTGGTTTTTGTATCGATATTGATGACAGATTAGTTTGTTTGTGTCGGTGTAAAGATAGTGGGTTTGAAATCCAGATTTACAACTATATGAATATGTAA